The following coding sequences are from one Spea bombifrons isolate aSpeBom1 chromosome 13, aSpeBom1.2.pri, whole genome shotgun sequence window:
- the TCF15 gene encoding transcription factor 15, whose amino-acid sequence MAFTMLRPMQMHALYPDVSLLSEDEENRSESDASSDQSFGCYDSSAKRRKTPRKPGQVVIVKQRQAANARERDRTQSVNTAFTALRTLIPTEPVDRKLSKIETLRLASSYISHLANVLLLGEACEDGQPCLSNGYRAKDGPEGRIPRSICTFCLSNQRKGATRKDHVGNCLKVRGLNTLRAPQR is encoded by the exons ATGGCTTTCACCATGCTCAGACCCATGCAGATGCATGCGCTCTACCCGGACGTGTCTCTGCTGTCCGAGGACGAGGAGAACCGCAGCGAGAGCGACGCTTCCAGCGACCAGTCGTTCGGCTGCTATGACAGCTCGGCGAAGAGACGGAAGACGCCCCGAAAGCCCGGCCAGGTGGTGATCGTGAAACAGAGGCAGGCGGCCAACGCCAGGGAGAGGGATCGGACGCAGAGCGTGAACACGGCATTTACGGCTCTGCGCACGCTCATACCCACTGAGCCCGTGGACAGAAAGCTCTCCAAGATCGAGACGCTGCGCCTCGCCTCCAGCTACATCTCCCACCTGGCCAACGTCCTGCTCCTGGGGGAAGCGTGCGAGGACGGACAGCCCTGCCTCAGCAACGGCTACAGAGCCAAGGACGGCCCCGAAGGCAGGATCCCCCGGAGCATCTGCACCTTCTGCCTCAGCAACCAGCGGAAAGGG GCCACCAGGAAGGACCACGTCGGTAACTGTCTGAAGGTCAGAGGACTCAACACGTTACGGGCCCCGCAGAGATGA